Proteins encoded together in one Salmo trutta chromosome 3, fSalTru1.1, whole genome shotgun sequence window:
- the LOC115175065 gene encoding SLIT and NTRK-like protein 2 — protein MLNSVLLLSVLTVTSFASKTESRKTSKEICKNRCSCEEKENILSINCENKGFTTVSLFQPPPNKICQLFLNGNFLSRLNPNEFINYGNVTSLHLGNNGLQEIQTGAFTGLRFLKRLHLNNNNLEIIKEDTFAGLECLEYLQADYNYISAIEAGAFGKLNKLKVLILNDNLMLSLPNNVFRFVMLTHLDLRGNRLKMLPFAGVLEHIGGIMEIQLEENPWNCTCDLIPLKAWLDTISVFVGDIVCETPFRLHGKDITQLIRQDICPRRNAGDSNHRAMLPPSDSQYDGPSPTLHPGVTPTKAPRASRPPKMRNRPTQRVTSGKDKQVLGPIMVYQTRSPVPITCPSICVCTSQNADSGLNINCQERKLHNITELTPKPSYPKKLHLTGNYLHTIYRTDLTEYSTLELLHLGNNRIAVIQDGAFDNLANLRRLYLNGNYIESLSQSLFVGLQSLQYLYLEYNVIKDILPQTFNSLQNLQLLFLNNNLLRSLPDNVFWGTMLTRLNLRNNHFSHLPVRGVLDQLSAFIQIDLQENPWDCTCDIVALKNWMELSSTSVVVNEITCDSPSKHAGRLLRSLRNDAICPEPNEVTVGLTKAPTVSPSTDSTPPFTITSTEEQIPEMHAEVPLSVLILGLLVVFILSVCFGAGLFVFVLKRRKGIDSVPASANNLDINSFQVQYGSYSSEPTAGKTETHVYNYIPPPASQMCQNPIYMQKDSEQVAYYRNLKELTFSTMDPKKLDLPPSQYTISTVELTEKQSCGNRQPELLYQNIAERVKELPTAGDQNYSFCTLPKRQFIPPFETTRRHKQDRLNKTVLYGTPRNYYAEQSKNEHPLLPGKLKTEPDYLEVLEKQTAMSQL, from the coding sequence ATGCTGAACAGCGTTTTGTTGCTCAGCGTTTTAACTGTGACCAGTTTCGCATCAAAGACAGAGAGCCGCAAAACATCGAAAGAAATTTGTAAGAACCGCTGCTCCTGTGAGGAAAAGGAGAATATATTGAGCATTAACTGCGAAAACAAAGGATTTACAACGGTGAGTCTATTTCAGCCTCCACCGAACAAAATCTGCCAACTCTTTCTCAATGGAAACTTTCTTTCGAGACTGAATCCGAACGAGTTTATTAATTATGGTAATGTCACATCCCTTCATCTGGGAAACAACGGGTTACAGGAGATACAGACTGGGGCTTTTACTGGACTGAGGTTTTTAAAACGACTTCATCTCAACAACAATAACTTGGAGATAATCAAGGAAGACACCTTTGCTGGTTTAGAGTGTTTGGAGTATTTACAGGCAGATTATAATTACATCAGTGCCATTGAAGCAGGTGCATTCGGCAAATTAAATAAACTCAAAGTCCTGATTCTCAACGACAACCTCATGCTGTCTCTTCCCAACAATGTATTTCGTTTCGTTATGTTAACACATTTGGATCTAAGGGGGAACCGGCTTAAGATGCTGCCTTTTGCTGGTGTGCTGGAGCACATAGGCGGCATTATGGAGATCCAACTGGAGGAGAACCCGTGGAATTGCACCTGTGATCTGATACCCTTAAAAGCCTGGCTGGACACCATTTCGGTCTTTGTAGGGGACATCGTGTGCGAGACCCCCTTTAGACTGCATGGAAAGGACATTACGCAATTGATTAGGCAAGATATATGCCCCCGACGTAATGCTGGTGATTCTAATCACCGCGCAATGCTGCCCCCCTCTGATTCCCAATACGACGGCCCCTCTCCCACCCTACACCCCGGGGTCACTCCAACAAAAGCCCCACGAGCCTCCCGTCCCCCTAAAATGAGAAATCGCCCTACACAACGGGTAACGTCTGGTAAGGACAAACAAGTGCTGGGGCCTATAATGGTTTATCAGACTAGGTCCCCTGTTCCCATTACCTGCCCTAGTATATGCGTCTGTACCTCCCAGAACGCAGACAGTGGATTAAATATCAACTGCCAGGAGAGAAAATTGCATAATATAACAGAGCTTACCCCTAAACCCTCCTATCCAAAGAAATTGCATTTAACAGGGAATTACTTACATACCATCTATAGAACAGACCTAACCGAATACAGCACACTAGAGCTCCTCCATTTAGGAAATAATAGGATAGCTGTTATTCAGGACGGGGCCTTTGACAACCTGGCTAATCTACGGAGACTTTACCTCAATGGCAATTACATTGAAAGTCTATCCCAATCATTATTCGTGGGGCTGCAGAGCCTTCAATATTTATACCTGGAGTATAATGTCATCAAGGACATTTTACCACAGACGTTTAACTCATTACAGAATCTGCAGCTGCTGTTCCTGAACAACAATCTACTAAGATCGCTTCCCgacaatgttttttgggggactaTGCTAACAAGACTGAACCTGAGGAACAATCACTTCTCCCACCTGCCGGTGCGCGGTGTGCTCGACCAGCTCTCCGCATTCATTCAGATTGATCTGCAGGAGAACCCATGGGATTGCACATGCGACATCGTTGCCCTTAAAAACTGGATGGAGCTGTCCAGTACCAGCGTAGTGGTAAATGAAATCACTTGTGATTCGCCCTCCAAACACGCAGGGCGGCTGCTCAGATCTCTGCGCAATGACGCAATTTGTCCCGAGCCGAACGAGGTCACAGTAGGCCTAACCAAGGCCCCCACCGTTAGTCCCAGCACCGACTCCACTCCCCCGTTTACCATCACGTCAACAGAAGAGCAGATACCCGAGATGCACGCGGAGGTGCCCCTGTCTGTTCTCATACTGGGACTGCTCGTGGTGTTCATTCTGTCGGTCTGCTTCGGGGCTGGTCTTTTTGTATTCGTCCTCAAACGACGCAAAGGAATTGATAGCGTCCCCGCCAGTGCCAATAATTTAGATATAAACTCTTTCCAGGTACAGTATGGTTCATATAGCTCAGAGCCCACTGCAGGTAAAACAGAGACACATGTGTATAACTACATCCCTCCCCCCGCTAGCCAGATGTGTCAGAACCCCATCTACATGCAGAAAGATAGCGAGCAGGTGGCGTACTATAGGAATCTAAAAGAGCtaactttcagcaccatggacccGAAAAAGTTGGATTTGCCCCCAAGCCAATATACCATAAGCACAGTGGAACTCACTGAGAAACAATCTTGTGGCAATCGACAGCCGGAGCTGCTTTATCAAAACATTGCAGAGAGAGTTAAGGAGCTTCCGACTGCTGGCGATCAGAATTACAGTTTCTGCACTTTACCGAAAAGACAATTCATTCCTCCATTTGAAACTACTAGACGACACAAACAGGACAGGTTGAATAAAACTGTTCTCTATGGGACTCCACGAAATTATTATGCTGAACAATCAAAAAATGAACACCCTTTGCTGCCTGGGAAGCTAAAAACAGAACCAGACTACCTCGAAGTTCTGGAAAAACAAACTGCAATGAGTCAGTTGTAA